GAAATAGACCGCTTCTTCCCGGGCGGTCTTTTTTATCAATTCTATCTCATTTGATTTAGACGATACCTTATCTTTACCCGCGTTTATAATATCATTCAGCCTTTTTTCGAGGTCAATGCACGCGGATTTCTTTTCCTTGATGGAAACAAGGATGACTTTTTTCTCCATGCAGGAAGATACCAGGTCTTCTCTTTTCTTCTCGAGTAATTCATACCGGTTCTTCGCGTCTTCCAGCTCAAGAGATTTTTCTTCTTTTTCTCCCAGCAGGTCTTCTATATTAGAATCAATTTCGCCAAATTCTTTTTTTATCGATTCAATTTTACTTTCAATATTTTTCAAGCTTATTCCCCGGTTATCATTTTCCTTTTTAAACTGGTTTGATTCTAATTCCAGCTTTATTACCATCCGTTCATTTTCCGTAAAATCGTGCTCTTTAACTTTAATTTCATCATTTATTCCGCTCACCAGGGATTGAATATCGAGTTGTCTTTTTTCTATGTTCTCTTTCTCCTGTGTTTTCGTTTCAAGCTGCCTTCTGAGCCCCGCTATTTTCTCTTTGAGTGACTGGATGTCTTTTTCCCTGCCTATAATACTCACGGGTTCCGCTGAATCTTTACCGCCGGAAATCAGCTCCTTCGAAAACAATTTTCCGTTTTTATTCACGAGTTTGATTCCCGCCGGAAGCGTGTCCAGCGCGTTTTTTGAAATATCTGAGTCGACAATATAAACATCTTTCAAAAGGAAAGAAACCGCCGGCTTTATATTTTCATCAACCTCGGCAAAATCAAGTATTTTTTTCGCGCCCGCGGGAAGCAGACCCTCTGAAATCTCCACACCGGCATGTCCGGTTTCCTTTAAAAAATCAGGGTTAAGAAAAACCGCCTTTCCCCTGCCTTCACCATATAAATAATTTATACACTCATCTATTTTCCCTGCACTGCCGGCCAGGAAATAATTAATTCCTTCGCCCAGCGCGGATTCCAAAGCTGTTCTATATTCTTCTGAGATATTTATTTTACTTACAAGCGGGGCGAAAACACCTTCTTTTTTTATTTTTCCCTCTCTCTCCGCCCGCATCAGCTCTTTTACCCCGCGGCTATACCCGATAGACTCTTTTTCCAGCTGTTCCAGCATCTTAAACTTATAATCAAGTTCCGCTGTTTCATTATAAACGTCATTAATGGAAGGCATAACACTTTGCAGCAATTCCTGGTTTTTCACAAGCTCCTGCCTTAATTCTTCCAGTTTGTCCCGCCGGGAATCTATATCGTTTCTTAATTCCTTCAAAATACCTCTTTTTTCATTCACGCTTTTTTGAAGGTGTTCAATCTTCTCATTGGCCTCTTTTATTAAATTTATAAGATTGCTTCCAGAGGCCTCCATTTCCTCCAGCTTCTTTTCAAGTTCCTGTTTAAGTTTATTTTTCTCCCAAAGCGCCGTTTCAACATTATCAAGATCATTTTCTTTTCCGGACAAAAGAATACCCGCTTCCTTGCCGGCGGCATCTGTTTCTTCCGCTTCTTTTTCCAAGTCACCCATTTCTTTTTCTTTTCCTGCTATCAAATTATCAAAACCTGAAATTTCATTTCGCTTATCATGCAAATCTTTTTCCAGTTCTTTTAATTTAACCTCATCTTCTTCAATTTCTTTCGCGAGTATTTTTCCCCTGGAATCTTTTCCTTTAAGACGTTCCTCCATTTCAGCTATTTCTTTTGTTAAGTTTTCAACTCTCTCAAAAAAATTTTTCCTTGATTCGTGGATAAAAGTTAATTTATCCCCCAGTTGCATAGCTTCCAGGTCCAGCTTTTCAACCTCGGCTTCATATTTTGAAATATGCGCGAGCGTCCCCTCGCGTTCATCTTGTAAAGCTGTTAAATCCTGTTTGTATTTGCGCCGCTTTTCATCTAAATCATAAAAGTAAAAACTGTCTAATTTTAATTCCAGGCCCTGGCATTCATCATGAAATTTTTTATATCGTTCAGCCCGGCTTGCCTGTCTTTTAAGGGAATTCATCTGGCGCTTGACCTCTGCCACAATATCGTATATTCGTAATAAATTCTGCTCTGTCGTTTCAAGCTTTCTAAGTGTTTCTTTTTTTCTCGCTTTATATTTGGTGATACCCGCCGCTTCCTCAAAAAGGCTCCTCCTGAGGCCGGGATTATTGCTTAATATCAAATCCGTCTGCGACTGCTCGATAATCGAATACGCGTCTGCTCCAAGACCGGTATCCATAAACAATTCCTGTATATCCTTCAGCCTGCAGGCGCTGCGGTTTAACATATACTCGCACTCTCCGGACCTGAAAAGCCTGCGGGTAATTGTTACCTCGCTGTACTCCGTGGGCAAAACCCCTTCCGTATCTAAAAGCGTCAGGGAAACCTCCGCCATCCCCTTCGGTTTCTTGCTGGCCCCGCCGTTGAAAATAAGGTCTGCCATTTCCCTTCCCCGAAGCATTTTTGAGCTCTGCTCGCCTAAGACCCACCGGATTGAATCCAGGATATTTGTCTTCCCGCAGCCATTCGGGCCCACGATGCTTGTAACACCCTTATCAAACTTTAATTCCACTAAATCAGGGAAGGATTTAAAACCGCAAACTTCCAATTTCTTAAATAACAATTGAAAACTCCTTTTAAAAATTTTATAAATGATACTGGGCTGAAACTATTTTGTCAAGCAATTAAACAAAAAAGTGAAAATATGGTATAATTTTTTACATTTATTATAACATATTTAAAAATGAAAAAAAATCTTTTAGGAAAAAACATTCTTATTACCGCGGGGCCCACATGGACCGCAATCGATAAGGTCAGGGTGCTAAGCAATATTGCAAGCGGCAGGACCGGGACGGAAATTGCAGAATACGCCTGTAAAATGGGCGCTAAGGTCACACTCCTGCTTGGTCCCGCGCAAATTTTGCTTGATAAAAAAATTGCAAAGAATATCAGGGTTTTGAATTTCAGATATTTTGACGAATTATTTGATTTAGTTAAAAAAGAGGTCAGAAGCGGAGAATACGACATATTTATTCACTCCGCGGCGGTTTCAGATTACAAACCTTGTAAAACTTTTCGCGGGAAAATAAAATCAAACCAGAAACTCACAATAAAACTGAAACCCGCTGAAAAAATCATAGACTGCATAAAAAAAATTGATCCAGCCATCTTTTTAGTCAAGTTTAAACTGGAAGTTAATAAACCGGATGCTCAATTGATAAAAACAGCGTATAAAAGTATGAAACAGTCAAGGGCAGATTTAGTTGTGGCTAATACCCCGGATATTGCAAAACAAAAAACTTTCATTATTAACCCGTCAAAACAAATAACCGAAGTTCCGCAAAGAAAAAAACTTCCGGAATATCTTTTTAAAGCAATCAGCCGCAATTTATAAAATATCGAATCCCGCTTCTAACCATTCTGGCAAAAGTTTTCCGCAAAATCATCTATGGCATTTTTTATATTATCATCTATTATCTCAAAAAAAACGGCTATCCCATAAACAGGAATTTTTCTTAATCCCGCCTGGTATTTTTTGTCTTCATCTACCCGGCACACCTTGCCTAAACAGTGCACTGGTTCACTAATAAACGGCAGTGAAATATTTAATTCTAATTCCGTGTCCACAGGTATTTTTTCATTATAGTTAAAAAAAATCCCGCTCGAGCTCAAATTTTTTATAGTAACAATGTTCCATTTCGAAGAATCATCAAAGTATGATTCGTCTCCTTCATTATGGATGCGAAACCTTGCAACAAATGATTTTTGAATTCTTTTGGCTCTTTTTTTCTGCGGAGTTAAAGGCTCCATTTATTTGAACTCCAATTCTTCATATTATTAAAATAAAAATCCATTGAAAATATTCTATCAAACTATAGTGTTTGTTTCAATTTTTTTCTTGTTGGACGCTCCAAAAATTCTGGCATATAGTTTT
Above is a window of bacterium DNA encoding:
- the smc gene encoding chromosome segregation protein SMC — its product is MLFKKLEVCGFKSFPDLVELKFDKGVTSIVGPNGCGKTNILDSIRWVLGEQSSKMLRGREMADLIFNGGASKKPKGMAEVSLTLLDTEGVLPTEYSEVTITRRLFRSGECEYMLNRSACRLKDIQELFMDTGLGADAYSIIEQSQTDLILSNNPGLRRSLFEEAAGITKYKARKKETLRKLETTEQNLLRIYDIVAEVKRQMNSLKRQASRAERYKKFHDECQGLELKLDSFYFYDLDEKRRKYKQDLTALQDEREGTLAHISKYEAEVEKLDLEAMQLGDKLTFIHESRKNFFERVENLTKEIAEMEERLKGKDSRGKILAKEIEEDEVKLKELEKDLHDKRNEISGFDNLIAGKEKEMGDLEKEAEETDAAGKEAGILLSGKENDLDNVETALWEKNKLKQELEKKLEEMEASGSNLINLIKEANEKIEHLQKSVNEKRGILKELRNDIDSRRDKLEELRQELVKNQELLQSVMPSINDVYNETAELDYKFKMLEQLEKESIGYSRGVKELMRAEREGKIKKEGVFAPLVSKINISEEYRTALESALGEGINYFLAGSAGKIDECINYLYGEGRGKAVFLNPDFLKETGHAGVEISEGLLPAGAKKILDFAEVDENIKPAVSFLLKDVYIVDSDISKNALDTLPAGIKLVNKNGKLFSKELISGGKDSAEPVSIIGREKDIQSLKEKIAGLRRQLETKTQEKENIEKRQLDIQSLVSGINDEIKVKEHDFTENERMVIKLELESNQFKKENDNRGISLKNIESKIESIKKEFGEIDSNIEDLLGEKEEKSLELEDAKNRYELLEKKREDLVSSCMEKKVILVSIKEKKSACIDLEKRLNDIINAGKDKVSSKSNEIELIKKTAREEAVYFEEKKKNLEHAKTENSRETFDREGIEKQEKELRLCAKHIEDKIKEERNKLRLMEENIAGLQVKEAEFRVQEESLRQKMQDVYKFSFQENSCPPREQLENIEEVKSRIEGLRNEMGQMGLVNMMALEEYKEIEERFNFLSSQQKDLEDAKNNLNDTISKINKESVERFRSTFDKIRENFTQVFGKFFKGGRADLVLTEDDILESDIEIIAQPPGKKPESIQLLSGGERALTAIGLLLSIFMVKPSPFLILDEVDAPLDDPNIKRFAEVIREFAKNTQFIIITHNKRTMEMADCLYGVTMEEPGVSKVVSVSFKKEECPPDPLFVKEGAGENSGAGENAKRNIGTAIQTGAVETETP
- a CDS encoding phosphopantothenoylcysteine decarboxylase, with product MKKNLLGKNILITAGPTWTAIDKVRVLSNIASGRTGTEIAEYACKMGAKVTLLLGPAQILLDKKIAKNIRVLNFRYFDELFDLVKKEVRSGEYDIFIHSAAVSDYKPCKTFRGKIKSNQKLTIKLKPAEKIIDCIKKIDPAIFLVKFKLEVNKPDAQLIKTAYKSMKQSRADLVVANTPDIAKQKTFIINPSKQITEVPQRKKLPEYLFKAISRNL
- a CDS encoding PilZ domain-containing protein; translated protein: MEPLTPQKKRAKRIQKSFVARFRIHNEGDESYFDDSSKWNIVTIKNLSSSGIFFNYNEKIPVDTELELNISLPFISEPVHCLGKVCRVDEDKKYQAGLRKIPVYGIAVFFEIIDDNIKNAIDDFAENFCQNG